Proteins co-encoded in one Metabacillus sp. KUDC1714 genomic window:
- the argF gene encoding ornithine carbamoyltransferase produces the protein MSNVKLKEKKTVEKRDFLTLLDYSKEEILNLIDEAFKLEENPLQPVLKGKTLAMIFEKSSTRTRVSFETGMLQLGGHALFLSSQDLQLGRGEPVSDTAKVLSGYVDGIMIRTFGHDKIEELAKHASIPVINGLTDLFHPCQALADLKTIYRLKEKFVGVKTAYLGDGNNVAHSLMIAAAKVGMDFSLGCPKGYEPNQSVVEEAQKLAAETGATITITHDPIEAVKDADIIYTDVWASMGQESEQQKRLVAFKDFQVNDQLVKHAKEDYHFLHCLPAHREEEVTASIIDGEHSAVFEQAENRLHVQKALLKELLA, from the coding sequence ATGAGTAATGTAAAATTAAAAGAGAAAAAAACAGTAGAAAAAAGAGACTTTTTAACACTCCTTGATTATAGTAAGGAAGAAATTCTGAACCTAATTGACGAAGCATTTAAATTAGAGGAGAACCCACTTCAGCCCGTATTAAAGGGCAAAACATTAGCAATGATTTTTGAAAAATCGTCAACTAGAACTCGTGTTTCCTTTGAAACAGGTATGCTTCAATTAGGAGGCCATGCACTATTCTTGAGTAGTCAGGATCTCCAATTAGGTAGAGGTGAGCCTGTATCTGACACAGCAAAGGTATTGTCTGGATATGTTGATGGGATTATGATTCGTACCTTTGGTCATGATAAAATAGAAGAACTTGCTAAGCATGCAAGTATTCCTGTTATCAACGGATTAACCGATCTATTCCACCCATGCCAAGCACTTGCTGATTTAAAAACAATTTATCGCTTAAAAGAAAAGTTCGTTGGCGTAAAAACAGCTTATTTAGGTGATGGGAACAATGTAGCACATTCACTAATGATCGCTGCTGCAAAGGTTGGAATGGACTTTTCATTAGGTTGTCCTAAGGGCTATGAACCAAACCAATCTGTTGTAGAAGAAGCACAAAAACTAGCGGCAGAAACTGGAGCAACTATTACGATTACGCATGACCCAATTGAAGCGGTTAAAGATGCTGATATTATTTATACAGATGTTTGGGCTAGCATGGGGCAAGAAAGTGAACAACAAAAACGTTTAGTTGCTTTTAAAGACTTCCAAGTAAATGATCAGTTAGTCAAGCATGCGAAGGAAGATTACCATTTCCTTCATTGCTTACCAGCACACCGTGAAGAGGAAGTAACAGCATCGATTATAGATGGAGAACACTCAGCAGTATTTGAACAAGCAGAAAATCGTCTACATGTTCAAAAAGCTTTGCTGAAGGAACTACTTGCATAA
- a CDS encoding YjzC family protein, protein MGQQHRFRSGQKAPNNGIYVEIGETGDNVKNPGQIRLKAGDRFPETANDNRQWTYKRKP, encoded by the coding sequence ATGGGCCAACAGCATCGTTTTAGATCAGGTCAAAAAGCACCTAACAATGGAATTTATGTAGAAATAGGTGAAACTGGCGATAATGTAAAAAATCCTGGTCAAATTAGATTAAAGGCAGGAGATCGTTTCCCTGAAACAGCTAACGATAATCGCCAATGGACATATAAAAGAAAACCATAA
- a CDS encoding carbamoyl phosphate synthase large subunit, whose translation MSKNQSIKKIVVIGSGPIIIGQAAEFDYAGTQGCLALKEEGYTVVLVNNNPATIMTDEEFSDVLYFEPLTIESVTKIIAKERPDGLLASLGGQTGLNLAMELHEAGVLEKYGVQLLGTSIESIRKGEDRNEFRQLMYDLNEPIPESSIVTTLEEAFVFSNKIGFPIIIRPAYTLGGKGGGIANDEEEFKKLVKSGLQASPITQCLIEKSIAGFKEVEYEMIRDQNGTCISVCNMENIDPVGVHTGDSIVVAPSQTLTDQDYHMLRSAAVKIVSALGVVGGCNIQLALDPKSKQYYVIEVNPRVSRSSALASKATGYPIAKIAAKLAVGYTLEELKNPLTMSTYASFEPALDYVVVKFPRWPFDKFNKADRKLGTKMKATGEVMAIERNLEAAIQKACDSLELDNIGTHLPELAELSTNAIVELMNKTDDRRFFAVMELIRRGMPIEEIHQLTEMDLYFLSSFKQIVSLEQQLKQQTISTLNGELLASVKEKGFSDRTIASLLHAPEADVRKLRLEVGVKAAYKYVDTCAAEFEARTNYFYSTYFGENEQPTLSNKKKILIIGSGPIRIGQGIEFDYSAVHGIKALKQLGYEAIMINNNPETVSTDFETADRLYFEPITLEHVLNIVESEKIDSVIVQYGGQTAINLAEQLEAAGVTLLGTDTDTLDWLEDRDKFYQLLDELSIPHAVGLTANNADEAVKGANEISYPVLLRPSYVIGGKGMVVVHNEETLTQLLSESVNMIYPVLIDQFVQGLEGEIDLISDGKEAFIPTHIEHVEPAGVHSGDSLAILPSQSLTDNNKQVIAEYANALVKKLNYRGIMNIQFLVNGNQIYILEVNPRASRTAPIISKVTGIPIIKHATYLLCGKALSELTIKPAEISDWVAVKYPVFSSHALHDVDITLGPEMKATGEGMCVGQNLQSVYRKIFYKDLQDITSVYFDIENDEAIEATKQAGLQVNTSGYSSWIEGNKGIFVSLIDSDEAKLDRQLALEKGMILFTNLATYYACLQAIATSDDTVLSIQQLTKKEVVKQ comes from the coding sequence ATGTCTAAAAACCAATCAATTAAAAAAATAGTTGTCATCGGTTCTGGCCCTATCATAATTGGTCAGGCAGCAGAATTTGATTATGCTGGAACACAAGGATGTTTAGCCTTAAAGGAAGAGGGCTACACCGTTGTGTTAGTGAACAACAATCCAGCAACAATTATGACAGATGAAGAATTTTCAGACGTCCTGTACTTTGAACCGTTAACGATAGAAAGTGTAACAAAAATTATAGCAAAAGAAAGACCTGATGGACTACTCGCTTCATTAGGTGGTCAAACAGGACTAAATCTAGCTATGGAACTTCATGAAGCAGGAGTTTTAGAAAAATATGGTGTTCAGTTACTTGGTACATCAATTGAATCGATCCGAAAAGGGGAAGATCGCAACGAGTTTCGTCAATTAATGTACGATTTAAATGAACCAATTCCTGAAAGCTCAATTGTAACAACTCTAGAAGAAGCCTTTGTATTTTCGAATAAAATTGGCTTCCCAATTATCATTCGTCCTGCTTATACACTAGGTGGTAAAGGTGGAGGAATTGCAAATGATGAGGAAGAATTTAAAAAGCTAGTAAAAAGCGGATTACAAGCTAGTCCGATTACCCAATGTTTAATAGAAAAAAGTATTGCAGGCTTTAAAGAAGTTGAATATGAGATGATTCGTGATCAAAATGGTACATGTATTTCTGTATGTAATATGGAAAACATTGATCCAGTTGGAGTTCATACTGGTGACTCAATTGTTGTAGCTCCATCGCAAACTCTGACAGATCAGGATTACCATATGCTTAGAAGTGCTGCAGTAAAGATCGTTTCTGCGCTTGGGGTTGTCGGTGGTTGTAACATACAATTAGCATTAGATCCAAAAAGCAAGCAATATTATGTCATTGAAGTAAATCCACGGGTTAGCAGATCATCTGCTCTAGCATCAAAGGCAACAGGCTATCCAATTGCAAAAATCGCAGCAAAGCTTGCAGTTGGTTATACATTAGAGGAATTAAAAAATCCATTAACAATGAGTACGTATGCCAGCTTTGAACCAGCACTTGATTATGTAGTTGTAAAGTTTCCAAGATGGCCATTTGATAAATTCAATAAAGCAGATCGCAAGCTAGGGACGAAAATGAAGGCAACTGGTGAAGTCATGGCAATTGAACGGAATCTTGAAGCAGCCATCCAAAAGGCTTGTGATTCACTTGAACTAGACAATATCGGAACGCATTTGCCAGAGCTCGCGGAATTATCAACAAATGCAATTGTCGAGTTAATGAATAAAACAGATGACCGTCGTTTCTTTGCTGTAATGGAGCTAATTAGAAGAGGAATGCCGATTGAAGAAATACATCAACTGACAGAAATGGATCTGTATTTTCTCTCAAGCTTTAAACAGATTGTTTCTCTTGAGCAACAATTGAAACAACAAACAATTTCAACTCTAAATGGTGAATTACTTGCTAGTGTAAAGGAGAAGGGTTTCTCAGACAGGACAATCGCATCGTTACTTCATGCACCTGAGGCAGATGTAAGAAAACTTCGACTGGAAGTAGGGGTAAAGGCTGCTTATAAATATGTTGATACATGTGCAGCAGAGTTTGAAGCACGCACAAATTATTTTTATTCAACATATTTCGGTGAAAATGAACAGCCTACATTATCAAATAAGAAAAAGATATTAATTATAGGTTCTGGACCAATTCGTATCGGCCAAGGAATTGAATTTGATTATAGTGCTGTTCATGGAATTAAAGCCTTGAAGCAATTAGGCTATGAAGCAATCATGATTAACAATAATCCAGAAACAGTTAGTACTGATTTTGAAACAGCGGATCGTCTTTATTTTGAACCAATTACTCTTGAGCATGTCCTAAATATTGTCGAGTCAGAAAAAATTGATTCTGTCATCGTTCAGTACGGTGGTCAAACAGCGATTAATCTCGCTGAACAATTAGAAGCAGCCGGTGTGACATTGTTAGGAACGGATACTGACACTCTTGATTGGTTAGAAGATCGCGATAAGTTTTATCAATTATTAGATGAGCTTTCAATTCCACATGCTGTTGGGTTAACAGCAAACAATGCAGATGAAGCAGTAAAAGGCGCAAATGAAATAAGTTATCCAGTTCTTTTACGTCCTTCATATGTAATTGGTGGAAAAGGAATGGTAGTTGTTCATAATGAAGAAACATTAACTCAATTACTATCTGAAAGTGTAAATATGATATATCCTGTACTTATTGATCAATTCGTTCAAGGTCTTGAAGGGGAGATTGATCTCATTTCAGATGGTAAGGAAGCTTTTATTCCAACCCATATTGAACATGTAGAGCCAGCAGGTGTTCACTCAGGGGATAGTCTAGCGATTCTCCCATCTCAAAGCTTAACTGACAACAATAAACAGGTAATAGCAGAATATGCGAATGCATTAGTGAAAAAGCTTAATTACCGTGGGATAATGAATATTCAATTTTTAGTAAACGGAAATCAAATCTATATACTTGAAGTAAATCCACGTGCAAGCAGAACAGCGCCGATTATAAGTAAAGTAACGGGTATTCCAATTATTAAGCACGCCACTTATTTATTATGTGGAAAAGCATTAAGTGAACTTACGATAAAGCCAGCTGAAATAAGCGACTGGGTTGCAGTTAAATACCCTGTATTTTCTAGCCATGCTCTACATGATGTCGATATTACACTAGGGCCGGAGATGAAGGCAACAGGTGAAGGTATGTGTGTAGGACAAAATCTTCAAAGTGTGTATCGTAAGATTTTTTATAAAGACTTACAAGATATAACAAGTGTTTATTTTGATATAGAGAATGATGAAGCGATTGAAGCAACAAAGCAAGCGGGTCTTCAAGTAAACACCAGTGGGTATTCTTCTTGGATTGAAGGAAATAAAGGAATCTTTGTTTCACTAATTGACAGTGATGAGGCGAAATTAGATCGTCAATTAGCATTGGAAAAAGGGATGATTCTATTTACAAACCTTGCGACTTACTACGCATGTTTACAAGCGATCGCAACTAGTGACGATACTGTACTATCAATACAACAGCTTACAAAGAAGGAAGTGGTTAAGCAATGA